The Ruania alba genome window below encodes:
- a CDS encoding VIT1/CCC1 transporter family protein codes for MTTTREPQRADVRRWRRYLAEERAEAALYTQLAARRDGEEREILLDLANAEGRHAAHWVQLLGDQIGRERPPSMRSRLLIALARRFGSVFVLALAQRAEARSEYAGDSHATPAMAADERIHEEVIRSLAMRGRAKMSGTFRAAVFGMNDGLVSNLALVMGIGASGLGTSAVLLTGIAGLLAGALSMGAGEYVSVRSQRELLEASTPSPQAHAAVGDLDVNANELALVYRARGMSAEEAQEKAEQRLADYNPTVPPRRIAPHSLEEVGSAWQAAISSFAFFSSGAVIPVLPYALGLTGLTAVLLAAGLVGLALVATGAAVGVLSGAPPMRRALRQLLIGWGAAGVTYLLGLAFGTTVG; via the coding sequence ATGACGACCACTCGCGAACCACAGCGTGCGGACGTGCGCCGATGGCGCCGTTATCTCGCGGAGGAACGAGCGGAGGCCGCCCTCTACACACAACTCGCTGCACGGCGGGACGGTGAGGAGCGGGAGATCCTGCTCGACCTTGCCAACGCCGAGGGCCGGCACGCCGCCCACTGGGTGCAGTTGCTCGGTGACCAGATCGGCCGGGAGCGACCGCCGTCGATGCGGTCACGTCTGCTGATCGCCCTGGCCCGCCGGTTCGGCTCGGTCTTCGTGCTGGCCCTCGCCCAGCGCGCCGAGGCACGGTCCGAGTACGCCGGGGACTCGCACGCCACTCCAGCGATGGCCGCCGACGAACGCATCCACGAGGAGGTCATCCGCTCGCTCGCGATGCGCGGCCGGGCCAAGATGTCCGGCACGTTCCGGGCCGCGGTGTTCGGGATGAACGATGGGCTTGTCTCGAACCTCGCCCTCGTGATGGGTATCGGAGCCTCAGGGCTCGGCACCAGCGCTGTGCTGCTGACCGGGATCGCCGGCCTCCTTGCCGGCGCGCTCTCCATGGGAGCCGGCGAGTACGTCTCGGTCCGCTCCCAACGGGAACTGCTCGAGGCGTCCACGCCTAGCCCGCAGGCGCACGCCGCCGTCGGGGACCTGGACGTGAACGCCAACGAACTCGCCCTGGTCTACCGGGCGCGCGGGATGAGCGCCGAGGAAGCACAGGAAAAGGCGGAGCAGCGACTGGCCGACTACAACCCGACCGTTCCACCGCGCCGGATCGCGCCGCACTCGCTCGAGGAGGTCGGCTCCGCCTGGCAGGCCGCCATCTCCAGCTTCGCGTTCTTCTCCTCCGGAGCGGTGATCCCGGTGCTGCCGTACGCACTCGGGCTCACCGGTCTGACGGCGGTGCTGCTTGCGGCAGGACTGGTCGGCCTGGCATTGGTGGCCACCGGTGCCGCGGTCGGGGTTCTCTCCGGTGCTCCGCCGATGCGCCGGGCGCTGCGGCAACTGTTGATCGGGTGGGGTGCTGCCGGGGTCACCTATCTCCTCGGGCTCGCCTTCGGCACCACGGTGGGCTGA
- a CDS encoding DUF1918 domain-containing protein, translated as MRAAVGDRVVITSAHTDVPAREGEVVSVSEHGEPPWHVRWSEDEHETTYCPGPDTFVEPKK; from the coding sequence ATGAGGGCCGCAGTGGGAGACCGCGTGGTGATCACGTCCGCACACACGGACGTCCCGGCACGCGAAGGTGAAGTCGTCAGCGTCTCGGAGCACGGTGAACCACCGTGGCACGTGCGCTGGTCCGAGGACGAGCACGAGACGACGTACTGTCCCGGACCCGACACCTTCGTCGAGCCCAAGAAGTAG
- a CDS encoding App1 family protein, with protein MSATHVAARFEDGFHRRLIPYLRSRGWLPRTIDYIGYGNRQVVRVLARVVLSRQPSDDDARLSALDLIERRGWRAYVTAPVSFIPVTVRVGGYEHTTVTDRSGYLDLVINGHDLPAGWHSVEIRAKAAAPAYARVRIIDTDSQLGIVSDIDDTALVTLVPRPFIALWNTFVRHGSARHVVPGMAQMYQRIAQEHPGTPMFYLSTGAWNIMPTLVQFLRSHAFPAGPMLMTDWGPTNTGWFRSGQEHKRVALRRLAAEFPHVRWVLVGDDGQHDPSIYREFAREYPTRVAAIAIRQLTPGEQVLAHGTPMPTVEPGEYRGQSPAPEITGADGFDLAPQLSAVLRAL; from the coding sequence ATGTCAGCGACGCACGTGGCCGCCCGGTTCGAGGACGGTTTCCACCGCCGCCTGATCCCCTATCTCCGAAGCCGTGGCTGGCTGCCGCGCACGATCGACTACATCGGCTATGGGAACCGGCAGGTTGTCCGGGTGCTCGCCCGCGTGGTGCTCTCTCGGCAACCCTCCGACGACGATGCTCGCCTCTCCGCGCTGGACCTGATCGAGCGTCGTGGCTGGCGTGCCTACGTCACGGCACCCGTCTCCTTCATCCCGGTGACGGTGCGCGTCGGCGGGTACGAGCACACCACTGTCACGGACCGCAGCGGGTACCTGGACCTGGTGATCAATGGCCACGACCTGCCCGCCGGGTGGCACAGCGTCGAGATCCGGGCGAAGGCCGCTGCCCCTGCCTATGCCCGGGTGCGGATCATCGACACCGATTCCCAGCTGGGGATCGTCAGCGACATCGACGACACCGCCCTGGTGACCCTCGTGCCGCGACCGTTCATCGCCCTCTGGAACACCTTCGTACGGCACGGGAGCGCCCGGCATGTGGTCCCGGGGATGGCGCAGATGTATCAGCGGATCGCCCAGGAGCACCCGGGCACGCCGATGTTCTATCTCTCTACCGGGGCGTGGAACATCATGCCGACGCTGGTGCAGTTCCTGCGCAGCCACGCTTTCCCGGCCGGGCCGATGCTGATGACCGACTGGGGCCCCACGAACACCGGCTGGTTCCGATCCGGTCAGGAGCACAAACGGGTGGCGTTGCGCAGGCTCGCCGCCGAGTTTCCGCACGTGCGCTGGGTCCTGGTGGGCGACGACGGCCAGCACGACCCCTCGATCTACCGGGAGTTCGCCCGGGAGTACCCCACCCGGGTGGCAGCGATCGCGATCCGCCAGCTCACTCCGGGTGAGCAGGTGCTCGCCCACGGAACGCCGATGCCCACGGTGGAGCCGGGTGAGTACCGCGGACAGAGCCCCGCACCCGAGATCACCGGTGCGGACGGCTTCGACCTCGCACCGCAGCTCTCCGCAGTGCTGCGCGCCCTCTGA
- a CDS encoding LacI family DNA-binding transcriptional regulator, which produces MPAGTTNRPNSRDVARHAGVSVGTVSNVLNKPELVASETRAKVEAAIGDLGFVRNRSARQLRMGRSQTVGLLVGSIRGPYFSEVAAGVERRLTEAELSLTLSSCDRDAETERRLLVQLEEQGVRGILLAPSSDDFTAMNQLRSRGTPVVLLDLPSPYPDQCSVASDDVKGGAMAAAHLIEMGHRRIGLVTAGAAFHQAVERRAGLHQAVEAAGLDVKTTVREVTVVTPGAQAGEAAVPQLMAGSNPPTAVMCINDLLALGVLRGLRAQGLQVPDDVAVVGYDDLEFSSMLSPSLTSVRRPKAEFGSRAAALLLDEIEHGQSHLHEQVLFTPELVVRSSSDPARTP; this is translated from the coding sequence GTGCCCGCCGGCACGACCAACAGACCGAACAGTCGTGACGTCGCGAGACATGCAGGTGTGTCGGTCGGGACGGTCTCGAACGTGTTGAACAAGCCCGAGCTCGTGGCCAGCGAGACCCGTGCGAAGGTCGAGGCCGCGATCGGTGACCTGGGCTTCGTGCGGAATCGTTCGGCCCGCCAACTTCGGATGGGGCGGAGCCAGACCGTCGGCCTGCTCGTCGGTAGCATCAGGGGGCCGTACTTTTCCGAGGTTGCCGCAGGCGTCGAGCGGCGTCTCACCGAAGCCGAGCTCAGTCTCACGCTCAGCAGCTGCGACCGCGATGCGGAGACGGAACGCCGGCTGCTCGTCCAGCTCGAGGAGCAGGGGGTTCGCGGGATTCTCCTAGCGCCGTCGAGCGACGATTTCACTGCGATGAACCAGCTCCGCAGCCGCGGGACGCCGGTGGTCTTGCTGGATCTGCCGAGTCCCTACCCGGACCAGTGCTCTGTTGCCTCCGACGACGTCAAGGGCGGCGCCATGGCAGCCGCACACCTGATCGAGATGGGGCACCGCCGGATCGGCCTGGTGACGGCGGGGGCAGCTTTCCACCAGGCGGTTGAGCGTCGTGCCGGCCTGCATCAGGCAGTCGAGGCTGCCGGCTTGGATGTCAAGACAACGGTTCGAGAGGTCACCGTCGTCACGCCCGGCGCGCAGGCGGGCGAGGCGGCCGTGCCGCAGCTCATGGCAGGCTCGAATCCCCCGACCGCTGTGATGTGCATCAACGACCTCCTCGCGCTCGGAGTGCTGCGCGGATTGCGTGCGCAGGGCCTTCAGGTACCCGACGACGTTGCTGTCGTCGGATACGACGACCTCGAGTTCTCGTCGATGCTGTCACCGTCGCTGACCTCGGTCCGTCGACCGAAGGCGGAGTTCGGTTCTCGCGCTGCCGCCCTCCTCCTGGACGAGATCGAGCACGGGCAGTCGCACCTTCATGAGCAGGTGCTCTTCACACCGGAGCTCGTCGTCCGTTCCTCGAGCGACCCGGCCCGGACGCCGTAG